The following proteins are co-located in the Pan troglodytes isolate AG18354 chromosome 5, NHGRI_mPanTro3-v2.0_pri, whole genome shotgun sequence genome:
- the PGK2 gene encoding phosphoglycerate kinase 2 (The RefSeq protein has 3 substitutions compared to this genomic sequence), producing the protein MSLSKKLTLDKLDVREKRVIMRVGFNVPMKKNQITNNQRIKASIPSIKYCLDNGAKAVVLMSHLGRPDGVPMPDKYSLAPVAVELKSLLGKDVLFLKDCVGAEVEKACANPAPGSVILLENLRFHVEEEGKGQDPSGKKIKAEPDKIEAFRASLSKLGDVYVNDAFGTAHRAHSSMVGVHLPHKASGFLMKKELDYFAKALENPVRPFLAILGGAKVADKIQLIKNMLDKVNEMIIGGGMAYTFLKVLNNMEIGASLFDEEGAKIVKDIMAKAQRNGVRITFPVDFVTGDKFDENAQVGKATVASGISPGWMGLDCGPESNKNHAQVVAQARLIVWNGPLGVFEWDAFAKGTKALMDEIVKATSKGCITVIGGGDTATCCAKWNTEDKVSHVSTGGGASLELLEGKILPGVEALSNI; encoded by the coding sequence ATGTCTCTTTCTAAGAAGTTGACTTTAGACAAACTGGATGTTAGAGGGAAGCGAGTCATCATGAGAGTAGACTTCAATGTTCCCATGAAGAAGAACCAGATTACAAACAACCAGAGGATCAAGGCTTCCATCCCAAGCATCAAGTACTGCCTGGACAATGGAGCCAAGGCAGTAGTTCTTATGAGTCATCTAGGTCGGCCTGATGGTGTTCCCATGCCTGACAAATATTCCTTAGCGCCTGTTGCTGTTGAGCTCAAATCCTTGCTGGGCAAGGATGTTCTGTTCCTGAAGGACTGTGTAGGCGCAGAAGTGGAGAAAGCCTGTGCCAATCCAGCTCCTGGTTCAGTCATCCTGCTGGAGAACCTGCGCTTTCAtgtggaggaagaagggaagggccAAGATCCCTCTGGAAAGAAGATTAAAGCTGAGCCAGATAAAATAGAAGCCTTCCGAGCATCACTTTCCAAGCTAGGGGACGTCTATGTCAATGATGCTTTTGGCACTGCGCACCGCGCTCATAGTTCCATGGTGGGAGTGCATCTGCCCCATAAAGCATCCGGATTCTTGATGAAGAAGGAACTAGATTACTTTGCTAAAGCCTTGGAAAACCCAGTGAGACCCTTTCTGGCTATACTTGGTGGAGCCAAAGTGGCAGACAAGATCCAACTTATCAAAAATATGCTGGACAAAGTCAATGAGATGATTATTGGTGGTGGAATGGCTTATACCTTCCTTAAGGTACTCAACAACATGGAGATTGGTGCTTCCCTGTTTGATGAAGAGGGAGCCAAGATCGTTAAAGATATCATGGCCAAAGCACAAAAGAATGGTGTAAGGATTACTTTTCCTGTTGACTTTGTTACTGGGGACAAGTTTGATGAGAACGCTCAGGTTGGAAAAGCCACTGTAGCATCTGGCATATCTCCTGGCTGGATGGGTTTGGACTGTGGTCCTGAGAGCAACAAGAATCATGCTCAAGTTGTGGCTCAAGCAAGGCTAATTGTTTGGAATGGGCCGTTAGGAGTATTTGAATGGGATGCCTTTGCTAAGGGAACCAAAGCCCTCATGGATGAAATTGTGAAAGCCACTTCCAAGGGCTGCATCACTGTTATAGGGGGTGGAGACACTGCTACTTGCTGTGCCAAATGGAACACTGAAGATAAAGTCAGCCATGTCAGCACTGGAGGCGGGGCCAGTCTAGAGCTTCTGGAAGGTAAAATCCTTCCTGGAGTAGAGGCCCTCAGCAACATTTAG